The genomic interval CTGGCCGCCGGCGGGGGCGCCGTGCTCGCGACCGTCGCCGCCGCCGCAGCCGGCGAGCGCGGCGGCGATGATGAGGGCGAGGGCGAACAGCTTCGCTGGTCTCATGGACGCATCTCCTGGAGGACGGGGTCGCGGCCGGCGAGCGCGCGCAGGGCGGCCCAGGCGGCGTAACGGTCGGCCTCGCGTTCGACCAGCATCGCGCCAGTCTCGGCCAGCCGCCGCAGGGCCATGATCAGTTCGTCGGCACCGGCGACGCCTGTCGCGTAGCCGGCGCGGGCCGACTCGGCGGCGAGGGTCGCCTGGGGCAGGATCCCGGTGCGCAGGCGGACGACCTGCCGTTCGGAGGCGTCGAAGCGGGCCCGCAGGCTCGCGACCTCCGCGCCGGCCATGGCGAGCGCCTCGCGACGTTCGGCTTCGGCCATCGCGTGCTCGTGCCCGGCGGCCCGGGCCTCGGCGTCCTGCTTGTGCGACCGCCACAGCGGCAACTCCACGCCCACGCGGGCGGTGACCATCGGCGGCAGCGCGTCGCGCCAGCCGTACTCGGCGCCCAGGAAGACGTCGGGCGAGCCCTCGTGCCGCGCCGACTCGGCGCGGAGCCCGGCGGCGGCGGCGCGCGTCTCGGCGACGGTTACCTCGGCGAAGTCGCCGGGGACGACGGCGGTCGCGTTCTCGCCATCGATCAGGGGCAGCCCGGCATCGAGCGGCGGGAGGTCGGCCACGGGCAGGTCGAGGGCGGCGGCCAGCTCGGCCAGGTGCATGTCGCACTTGGCGTCGAGGTCGTCCAGGTCCCCCTCGAGCCGCAGCCGTTCGAGCTGGAGGTCGATCAGGTCGGACTGGCCGGCTTGGCCGGTCTCGTAGCGCGCCGTGAGGGAGGGCGCCAGCAGATCGATCAGGGCGAGCGAGGCGAGCAGCGACCGCCGTGAGGCATCGATCGCCGCCTGCTCGGCGTAGGCGGTCCGCGTGTCGGCCGCGAGGCGCCGCCGCGCCGCCACGAGATCGGCTTCGGCGACGTCG from bacterium carries:
- a CDS encoding TolC family protein — translated: MPTAEPITALAAAGDPAAAVAAADSLVALALSRSPALAALAAKIAAAREEAPAAGALPDPMVGFSARGEDYPGAGIGEDPMAMAAFEVAQTLPWPGKRGRRQAAAAALVDVAEADLVAARRRLAADTRTAYAEQAAIDASRRSLLASLALIDLLAPSLTARYETGQAGQSDLIDLQLERLRLEGDLDDLDAKCDMHLAELAAALDLPVADLPPLDAGLPLIDGENATAVVPGDFAEVTVAETRAAAAGLRAESARHEGSPDVFLGAEYGWRDALPPMVTARVGVELPLWRSHKQDAEARAAGHEHAMAEAERREALAMAGAEVASLRARFDASERQVVRLRTGILPQATLAAESARAGYATGVAGADELIMALRRLAETGAMLVEREADRYAAWAALRALAGRDPVLQEMRP